The genome window CATTTCGCGCCGCACATCCTGCCCGGTGCTCCCGGCATGCCGGGGGCGCTGGCCGATGCCGGCGATCCGCCGCTGCCCGGGCTTCCCGAGACGGTGGTGGCCGCGGCCGAAGCCGCGACCCCTGCACCGGAGCCGGTCGCCGCGCCGGAAGTGTCGGTCTATGCGCGGGAAAATGCCTGGGTGCGCGTCTACCTGCCCAACGGCACGGTAATGTTCGAGAAGATCCTCAGCCCCGGTGAGAGCTATCAGGTGCCGGACGATCTCGACGGGCCGCTGCTGCGCGCCGGGAATGCAGGCGCGGTCTACCTGCGCGTCGGCGCCAAGGTGTTCGGGCCGCTGGGCAAGGGCACGGGCGTGGCCAAGCAGGTCTCGCTGGTCGCGAACGACGTGCAGGCCTCCTGGCCGCAGGCCAGCGTCGGCACCATCCCCGATACGCCGGTGGCCAAGAACGCGGCATTGCCCGCCAGCGAGTGATCGCGCCCGGTCGGGGGGTGACAATGCCGGCCCGCGGGCCTATTTTCCCCGCAGCACAGCAACGGCGTGAGCAGAGCATCCGACATGAGCAACAGCATCCGTCCGTGGCGTGACATCTACCGCCGCAAGAGCCGCCAGATCCACGTGGGATCGGTCGCCGTCGGTGGCGATGCCCCGATCTCGGTCCAGACCATGACCAACACCCTCACCACGGACGTGGCGGCGACGGTGGAGCAGATCCGCCGCTGCACCGAGGCCGGCGCGGACATCGTGCGCGTCTCCGTGCCCGACGAGGCCAGCTCCGCGGCGCTGAAGGAGATCGTCCGCCAGGTCGAGGTGCCCATCGTCGCGGACATCCACTTCCACTACCGCCGCGCCATCGAATCCGCCGTCGCCGGCGCCGCCTGCCTGCGCATCAACCCGGGCAACATCGGCTCGGCCGAGCGGGTGCGCGACGTGGTGAAGGCCGCCCGCGACCACGGCTGCTCCATCCGCATCGGCGTGAACGCCGGCTCGCTGGAGCGCCACCTGCTGGAGAAATACGGCGAGCCCTGCCCGGAGGCGATGGTCGAGAGCGGCCTGCACCACATGCGCCTGCTGCAGGACAACGACTTCCACGAGTTCAAGATCTCGGTGAAGGCGTCGGACGTCTTCCTCGCCGCCGCCGCCTATCAGGGCCTCGCGGAGGCCTGCGACGCGCCGATCCACCTCGGCATCACCGAGGCAGGCGGCCTCACCTCCGGCACCATCAAGTCCGCCATCGGGCTGGGAAACCTGCTGTGGATGGGCATCGGCGACACGCTGCGCGTCTCGCTCTCCGCCGACCCGGTGGAGGAGGTGAAGGTGGGGTTCGAGATCCTCAAGTCCCTCGGCCTGCGCCACCGCGGCGTGACGATCATCTCCTGTCCGTCCTGCGCGCGACAGGGCTTCGACGTGATCAAGACCGTCTCCGCGCTCGAGGAACGCCTCGCGCATATCCAGACCGCGATGAGCCTGTCGATCATCGGCTGCGTGGTGAACGGCCCCGGCGAGGCGCTGATGACCGATATCGGCTTCACCGGCGGCGGCGCGGGCTCGGGCATGGTCTACATGGCCGGCAAGCAGGACCACAAGATGGACAATGCCCGCATGGTGGAGCACATCGTGGAACTGGTCGAGGCCCGCGCCGCGCAGATCGAAGCCGAGAATGAGGCGGAGAAGGCCGGCATCGCCGCCGAGTGACCGGCTCAGCCGGTGCGCGGCGGCCGCGTGAGGCCGGAGGTGGGCGCCGCCGTGCAGCCGCCGCTCACTTCCCGCCAGGCCGGCACGTTCAGCGACATCGCGCAGCGGGCGAGGAAGCTGCGCCCGTCCACCCGCAGGCAGCGGGTGTCGCCCAGTTCCACGCGGGCGCCGCTGCTGTCGGTGCAATAGCAGTCCGGCACGTGGCGCGCGGGCGCCCGGTCCTGCGCCGTGACGGCCAGGGGGCAGAGCAACACGGCACATGTGAGCGCTCGCAACATGACCCCATGCTATCACATCGGAGCCGGTTCCACGAGGGTGCTTGACCATTCCGGTGCCGCGGTCCAATGCTCCTGCGCATGATCCCGCAGGAAAAACTCGACACCATTTCGCAGCGCTTCGCCTATCTCGAAGCCCGTCTCTCGGAGGCCCTGTCGCCGGCCGATCTCGCGTCCTATTCGCGCGAATATGCCGAGCTGAAGCCGGTGGCCGAGCAGATTTCCGCCTATCGTGCCCTCCTCGACGACACCGCCGCGGCGCGGGCGCTGCTGGACGACCCGGAGATGGCCGGCCTCGCGCGTGAGGAACTCGCGGAACTGGAGGCGCAGCGCCCCGCCCTCGAGCAGGCGATGCGGGTTGCCCTGCTGCCGCGCGACATCGCGGACACGCGCCCCGCCATCCTGGAGATCCGGCCCGGCACGGGGGGGGAGGAGGCCGCGCTCTTCGCCGCCGACCTCCTGCGCATGTACCAGCGCTTCGCGGAGGCGCAGGGCTGGACCTTCGAGATCCTCGACGAGACCGCGACAGAGCTGGGCGGCGTCCGCGACGTGGTGGCCGCCGTGCGCGGCCCCGGCGTGTTCGCGCGGCTGAAATACGAATCCGGCGTACACCGGGTGCAGCGCGTGCCGGAAACCGAATCCGGCGGGCGCATCCATACCTCGGCCGCCACGGTGGCCGTGCTGCCCGAGGCGGCGGAGACCGAGGTCGACATCCCCGCGAGCGACATCCGCATCGACACGATGCGGGCCAGCGGCGCCGGCGGCCAGCACGTGAACACCACTGATTCGGCCGTGCGGATCACCCATCTGCCCACCGGAATCGTGGTGACCAGTTCGGAGAAATCCCAGCACCAGAACCGCGCCCGGGCGCTGGAGGTTCTGCGCGCCCGCCTTTACGACAGGCAGCGCCAGCAGGCGGCGGACAGCCGCGCGGCCGAGCGCCGGTCGCAGGTCGGCTCCGGCGACAGGTCGGAGCGCATCCGTACCTATAACTTCCCGCAGGGCCGCATGACCGATCACCGCATCAACCTCACGCTCTATCGCCTCGAACAGATCCTGGCGGGGGACCTCGCGGAGGTTGTGGACGCGCTGGTCTCCGCCGACCAGGCGGCGCGCCTCGCGCATCTCGAACCATGACCGCCGAAAGCCGCGCCGCGCTGCTGGCCCGCGCAATCGCCGCGCTGCGCGACGCCGGGGTTCCGGGGCCGGAGCGGGACGCGCGCCTGCTGCTGCGCGAGGCCTCCGGCCTGTCCGCCGCGCGGTTTTCCACCGAGCTGGCCGCGCCCCCGGGCCCGGAGGAGCATGAGCGGTTTTCCGCCTATCTGGCCGCCCGGCTGGCGCGGCAGCCCGTGTCGCAGATCCTCGGGCGCCGGGCCTTCTGGGGGCGCGACTTCCGGGTGACGCCCGATGTGCTGGACCCGCGCCCGGAAACCGAGACGCTGATCGAGATCGCCCTGGAAGGGCCGCCGCGCCACCGGGTGCTGGACCTCGGAACCGGCTCCGGCATCCTGCTGGTCACCCTGCTGGCGGAGTGGCCAGAGGCGCGGGGGCTCGGCGTGGACGCAAGTTTGCCGGCGCTGGAAATCGCGCGGGAAAATGCCGCACGGGCAGGGGTTTGCGACCGGAGCCTGTTGCAGCACGGCAACTGGCTGGACGGCATCACCGGGGAATTCGATTGCGTTGTGGCGAATCCGCCCTATATCTCACAAAGTGCAATGGCGGGGCTTGCCCCGGAATTGCGAGACTGGGAGCCGGACATGGCTCTCACCCCCGGCGGAGATGGCCTTGACGCCTACAGGCAGATAGCGACCGGACTGGCCAGGATCCTGACACCTCGTGGAATTGCCCTGTTCGAAATCGGATTCGACCAGGGCGAGAGTGTTCCGGAAATCTTCCGGAATGCGGGGTTTTGCGAGGTTTCCTTGCGGCATGACATGAACGGTCAACCGCGCGTCGTGATAGTGCAGGGATGACACAGTATAGGCAAGATTCCGCCGAAAACTGTTTATCACGAGCGTTTAGGGGTTGAGTCATACATTCGGCGCAGTGTAGGAAGATCCTGTCCGGTTGAGACTGCACTGAGAGGCAGCACTCCCAGGGGGCCGGACCGACTAATTGGCATTGCGGGACTACACTGGCGGAAATCCGCTTGTGCACGGCTCTGGGCCAGTGCCCGCAGCACACCCATGTGCAGGAAATCGAATGAGATCTTCGAACAAGAATCGCTCTCGTAACAAGAGCAGCCGCAAGAGTATCGGTAACATCGTCAACCGTGTGTTTGACAGTTCCGGTCCCGAAGGCAAGGTGCGCGGTACGCCGCAGCAGATCATCGAGAAATACACGACCCTCTCGCGAGACGCTCAGACGTCCGGTGACAGGGTCGCGGCAGAGAACTTCATGCAGCACGCGGAGCACTACATCCGCATGCTCAGCGAGGCGCAGCGCGAAATGGGCGTGCGTCCCGAAAATGGCCAGGGCGGGCAGCATGCCTCCTCCGGGCAGGAC of Paroceanicella profunda contains these proteins:
- the ispG gene encoding flavodoxin-dependent (E)-4-hydroxy-3-methylbut-2-enyl-diphosphate synthase; its protein translation is MSNSIRPWRDIYRRKSRQIHVGSVAVGGDAPISVQTMTNTLTTDVAATVEQIRRCTEAGADIVRVSVPDEASSAALKEIVRQVEVPIVADIHFHYRRAIESAVAGAACLRINPGNIGSAERVRDVVKAARDHGCSIRIGVNAGSLERHLLEKYGEPCPEAMVESGLHHMRLLQDNDFHEFKISVKASDVFLAAAAYQGLAEACDAPIHLGITEAGGLTSGTIKSAIGLGNLLWMGIGDTLRVSLSADPVEEVKVGFEILKSLGLRHRGVTIISCPSCARQGFDVIKTVSALEERLAHIQTAMSLSIIGCVVNGPGEALMTDIGFTGGGAGSGMVYMAGKQDHKMDNARMVEHIVELVEARAAQIEAENEAEKAGIAAE
- the prfA gene encoding peptide chain release factor 1, which encodes MIPQEKLDTISQRFAYLEARLSEALSPADLASYSREYAELKPVAEQISAYRALLDDTAAARALLDDPEMAGLAREELAELEAQRPALEQAMRVALLPRDIADTRPAILEIRPGTGGEEAALFAADLLRMYQRFAEAQGWTFEILDETATELGGVRDVVAAVRGPGVFARLKYESGVHRVQRVPETESGGRIHTSAATVAVLPEAAETEVDIPASDIRIDTMRASGAGGQHVNTTDSAVRITHLPTGIVVTSSEKSQHQNRARALEVLRARLYDRQRQQAADSRAAERRSQVGSGDRSERIRTYNFPQGRMTDHRINLTLYRLEQILAGDLAEVVDALVSADQAARLAHLEP
- the prmC gene encoding peptide chain release factor N(5)-glutamine methyltransferase — protein: MTAESRAALLARAIAALRDAGVPGPERDARLLLREASGLSAARFSTELAAPPGPEEHERFSAYLAARLARQPVSQILGRRAFWGRDFRVTPDVLDPRPETETLIEIALEGPPRHRVLDLGTGSGILLVTLLAEWPEARGLGVDASLPALEIARENAARAGVCDRSLLQHGNWLDGITGEFDCVVANPPYISQSAMAGLAPELRDWEPDMALTPGGDGLDAYRQIATGLARILTPRGIALFEIGFDQGESVPEIFRNAGFCEVSLRHDMNGQPRVVIVQG
- a CDS encoding DUF4167 domain-containing protein — encoded protein: MRSSNKNRSRNKSSRKSIGNIVNRVFDSSGPEGKVRGTPQQIIEKYTTLSRDAQTSGDRVAAENFMQHAEHYIRMLSEAQREMGVRPENGQGGQHASSGQDDQPRDDSPLATFEEDSNESGLVDTPESSERAPEPVAAEEDAAAAAPKPRTRAPRRRTPRKTEAKSDDSAEPEAASASVG